One Cryobacterium roopkundense genomic region harbors:
- a CDS encoding DUF6457 domain-containing protein: MSTPAPLPPEALEEWLVALAARLGLDADEVPIAALLDVARDVAHNVARPAAPLSTFLVGLAAAQNGGTREDVERACSDATKLALGWTGEKH; this comes from the coding sequence ATGAGCACCCCAGCACCCCTGCCGCCCGAAGCCCTCGAGGAGTGGCTCGTGGCCCTGGCCGCACGGCTCGGGCTCGACGCCGATGAGGTCCCCATTGCTGCCCTGCTCGACGTGGCCCGCGACGTGGCCCACAATGTGGCCCGGCCGGCCGCCCCGCTGAGCACATTCTTGGTGGGCCTCGCCGCCGCACAGAACGGCGGCACCCGTGAGGATGTGGAGCGGGCCTGCAGCGACGCGACGAAGCTCGCCCTCGGCTGGACCGGCGAGAAGCACTGA